TTTACAGATTTCAAAATGTATAGGATATCTGCAGACTCAGCTGAGGACCTCTCAGATTGGATGTGGGATCTTCATCCAGAGAGGTACCCCCTACCTCCCAGCCTCCTCCTAGATCGTGAGTTAGAAGGTAACCAGCCGATAGCCCCAGGGCCAGGCTGTTTCTCAGATCATAATGGAGATTGGAATTGAGCTTGAGGGCCAAAAAGCTTTTTTCCATCGCAGCAGAACTGTGTTCCCCGTCATAAACTTCACCTAAAAATTCTTCAAATTCCCGAGGCTCGTCTGCTCTTAAATAAAGCTCCTTTTTTCCGGCCCCGATCATCGCCCCCAGAGCTGCATCCATATTTCCCTCGTCTCCGACTTTCTTTCCCCTTTCATAGGCCAGACCGCCATATTCTATGTTCAAACTGGCATGGTTATCTCCCGATCTGGAATCAACTGATCCCCTGCGATAAATCGTTCTCAACCGCTGACCTTCAATTCTGCCGACTACGGCCTCGAATCCATAGATGAAAATATTCCGACTCAGGGAGGGGAACCCTTCATCTTCCAGTGAATCATTGAGATCGGTTATGTTCATTCGCATAAATCCTCCGGATAAACCCGAGCTAACCCGCAGATTGAGCCCGGCCAGTCCTCTCTCCAGCATTTCCGGATCTGTTTCCAGAGCATCTGTCTCCGCACTCAGGTTTTCCGGCGTCCAGAACGCGATCAATGTTATGATGATTATTGCACTCAAGATGATGATAACTATTCTTTTCACTGTAATCCTCCTAATAGAAGCCTTTTTTTCTGTAAAGAAATACCAGCGCCGTAAAGGAGACCAATATGCTAATAATTATCACCGTCAGTTCTATCCTGATATCCCATAGATGCAGGGAGCCGGTCATGGCCCTCTCCTGAATTTGGAAGTAGTAGGTTGTGGGCAGTAAGGCAGCCAGAAAATTCATGAAGTCGGCTCCGGACATAGCGGCCAGCTGGGGAACTAAAATTAAAAGCATGTAAACCGGCAGTCCTATAGTGCCTGTAGACCTTTGATTGGGAGATAGCAGGCCCACCATCATCCCCACAAATATCGAAAATATGGAGATTAGAGCTGTGGCCAAAAATATGATTATTAAACTGTCCTTTTCCAGCCCTACTATTAAAGCCAGCAGCACGGTCACGATCAGAATCGATATATAGGTGAGAAGCCCTTTACCTATCAGGACTTCTCTGGCCCCTGCCGGCGAGAGAAGCAGTACTTCCAGCGTGTTTTTTTCTTTCTCTTCGGCGATCAGCATGGAGGGAACATACATCCCCATCATCACAACCAAAAATAAAAGCCCGAAATTGAGGGCGGCTCCGGCGGGCATATCCGGTATTAAATAAGTGAAGGACAGTGTCAGAAGAACCGGCAATAAAAACATCGTCATCAGATTTATATTCTTTTTTAAATCCTGGAATTCCTTGAGCAATATGGCGGATATAATTTTCAATCTGGAATTCATTTGAGCTCACTCCCGGTAATATCCACAAAAATTTCGGCCAGAGATGGTTCGCAGGAATGTATAGAAGCCAGCTTTCCCTCTTTTATCCATCTGGATATATCCTCGGCAGCACTATCTGAATTGATATCCATTCTTTTCTCCTGAAGATCGCCATTAATCCTGACCAGCACGTCGACCTGGCCTTCAGCGTGATTCAGTTTGAGCGAAGTGGGATGGTCAAGAGCAGATATACTGCCATCGTGCAGGAATGCAATTCTATCACTCAGTCGATCCACTTCTTCCATATCGTGAGAAGTAAGAAGTATGGTCAACCCTTCCTCGTTCAATTTTTCAAGCAGACGATGTATACTGGCAGCTGAAGCCGGATCCAGACCGGAGGTGGGTTCATCTAAAAAGAGCACCTCGGGCTCGTGCAGCAGCGATCTAACCAGAAGGATTTTCTGCTTCATCCCGCGTGATAGCTTTTTAACGGGAGTATCTATTTCGGACAGCATGCCCACAGCTTCCAGATACTTTTCCATGTTTTCAAAGTCTGCCTCGTAGAGCCGGCAGAAAAATTTGAGATTATTTCTGACAGTGAGCCGCTCATAAAGATTATTCTCTTCCGGCATGACCCCCATGCGGGGACGCAGAAAATTTCTGGAACTGAAAACATCTCTGCCCATAATTTTTACAATGCCTTCATCCGGTATCAGCTGACCGGTCAAAATTTTAATAGTGGAGGTTTTGCCCGCCCCGTTGGGACCTAAAAGCGAAAAAATTTCTCCTCTTTCTATGTTGAAGTCTATACCATTTAAAGCAATTTTTTGACCATAACTCTTTTTTAAATTTTCCACACTGATCAACTTTATCCCTCCTGCTAGATTACATTGTAACATATAATAGTTCTTATTTCCCTGGAAAAAAGAATTATTTTAGGTAAACCGGCAAAACATTTATTGAATTATAGCATTTTGTATGTTAATCTCTACTTATGAAGCAAACCAATTCCCGGGCAGTCATACAGGAGGTGCAAAAAATGACAGAAATTCTGCTGCTGATAATAATATTTATCCTGCTGGATGTCATCTAATTATGCTCAATGTACTGCAGACGAAAGTTTTCAGATTCTGCACATGTACATTGATGATTATCCTCCTGATTCTCCCCGGATTTTCTGCTGACCGGCTGCAGGCGGCAGACCCGGCTGAAGAAGCGATTCCTTCAGAATGGCAGGAAATCTCGAGAAGTCTGGCGGAGAATAACACTCGCTATGAGGTCACCGAAGCGATTATCTCCGGCCTGGATGAACTTATGCGCCGCGAGGACAGGAATAGAATAATGTTATATTTGAGTCTTCTGGAAGAATTTCAAAGAAGAGCTGAGAACGAACCGGAAAATTTCGAGCCAGAGAGAAACCTGCCTGATTTGCTGACCTTGCTGGCAGATTTTAGCCAGCATTATAACCCGGATGAGAAAAATGAAAATGACTTCAGACCGGCAGCAGAAAAAGAGCCTGCTGATCAGGATATTTATTCTCGGCTGGAAGAATTAAGCAGCGGAAACATAACTGCAGATTTTAATATAGCAGAACTCTATCTGGACCTGAAGAAAGAAAAATATCGTGAAAAGAGCAAAATTTTCAGGAGATTGGAAGTTCGGCAGGAGGATGAAGCGGCCAGAGCGTTTTTTGAGCTGGCTGAAGCGCTGACGGTTTATCTCGGTGATGAACAGGATGGGGAAGAGATACAGGATGAGAACATATCTGCTCTTTTTGGCTCGATACTGCAGGAGGAGATCAGAGACGACGTCAGTTCCCGGGAGATAAAAGACACCATGAAAGAACTTCTGGGCACTGCCGAGGATTTTGCAGAGCCTGATTCCAAAACAGAGGATGATATAAAAAGATTAAGGGAAAAAATCAGGTGATATTCATCAATTTTTTTGAAAGAGAACAGAGAAAGATGCCTCCGGGCAGGGAGGCTTTTATTATTTATGATCAGGGGAGAATGATATGATAGCAGAACAGACTATTATATTGAGACTGACACTAATTTTGATATTTTCGGGTTTGATAGGCTGGGAAAGAGAGCGGCTGGATAAGCCGGCCGGATTCCGCACCCATATTCTGGTGGGGGTGGGGTCGACAACTTTCATGATCGTTTCCTTCTCGATGGGCTATCTTTACCCGGATTTAATGCCTGATGTGGGCCGGATAGCTTCTCAGGTGGTAAGCGGTATAGGATTTCTGGGAGCAGGAACCATACTGAGGGAGGGTTTTTCTGTCCGCGGATTAACCACCGCCGCCAGTCTCTGGGTTACCTCGGCGATGGGGCTGGCTGTGGGGATAGGATTTTATATTATGGCGGCCTTCGGCACTCTGCTGGTATTTGTAACCCTCAATTACTTCAACCGGTGGGAGAAAAAGATTACTTCGCGCAGCGAAGAAAGACTTTATTGCCGAACGGATAAAACTTCCGCAGCTTATTGTGAGATAGCTGAAGTGATGGAAAAATTTGAAGTTGAGATAAAAAACATAGATATAGATGAGGACAAATTGTCCGGTGATACCCGGGCGGTTTTTCGCCTGGAAATTCCGGATGAGTCCGCCAGAGAGAAAATCAATCGCTCCCTGCTGAAAATTGAGGGAATTAAAGAAGTGGACTGGAGCAGTTAGAACGCCCAAACGCCTTTAAGCCTGCTACTTTTGTTTTTCTACTTTGAGATTCTCACCGTAAAATCCTATATGTTTATCTTCGTCCCAATCTGTGGAATCGTACATGATTTTATATTCTGTACCGGGATCGAGCTCAAATTCATTTCTCCAGATGCCATCACTGTCTTTTTTCAGGCTATAAGTTTTGTCGGCCGGATTCCATTCGTTCATATCACCGACCAGATGAACTTCTGAGGGCTGTTCGATGCCGACCTGATCCGGGTCAAATTCTATTTCAACCCCTTCTGTTTTTTCAGTTTCACTGACTTTATCGGATGAAAGGTCCAACCCTGACCTGATATCGGCGAAGGTAGCATCACCTATACCTTTAATGTTCTTTAATTCATCCAGTTCTGTAAAACCGTTATTCTGCTGGCGATAGGAGATGATTCTTTCGGCGGTGACCGGTCCGATTCCTCTGACCTCTATCAATTTTTTTCTGTCAGCACTGTTAAGATCTATCATGGATTCAGCCTCCAATTTATGTTGTAAATCTGAAATTTCTGAATGGAGATTATAAAATCCCTTCCAGTTTAGAACATAATAGCACATATTGATTTTAACTGCAAATCTGGCCCGATTTGAGATTTAGCAGGCAGGAAAAACGAACCCGGCTGAAGAATTTTTTTATATGGCCAGCTTAAGACGGGAGGATCCAGAATAACTTTCCTGAAGAAAAATTTAAACAACCACTAACTCATCAAAGGGGGAACAAACTTTGTCGATACCAGTGGGAAGGAACAAGGCCGGAGAGCTGATCAGGGTATACGAAAATTCCCGGGGCGATTATAACGTGGAAGTTGGAGGTTCTAAGATCGAGGAAGTGGAAGAACAGGAAGCAGCTATCGACCGGGGCAAAATTATTATGCTGAGAAGTTTTATGCCCTCCATCGATGAAAAAAGGGCAAAAGAGCTTTTGCAGTCGGATGTTATCGTCGATTATAACTTTCGCACCGACCGTCCTTCGACCTATCGGGAGGACTGAAAGGGGTAAATTGTGGAATTCAAATATCTGGATTTTGATGAGGATATTTTTACAGCTGCGGCATCAGGTGAACCCAACCTGTATGTGACTGCCGATGATTGTTCTTCCAACCTCAATCCTGTCAGGAAAAAGCACAGAAAGCTGAAAGAACCTTTGAGCCGTGCGGGTGAATTCATGAATTTAAAAAGATTAAAAGATGTCGTTTTTGCCCGGGATGAGATAGTGCTCAGAGAGGAAAAACTTTCTGTGGTTTTATTTGAGCTTCTGACTGAAAAAGAAAAGTCTCGACTGGGCATCGAAAATTATAACGATATTATCGAGTTCTCAGCCCGGTTTCACAGGTTCTATCACGAATTGAATGAATATCAGGTCGAAGCAGTCGATATTACGGGACTTGATGCCTGGCAGGAGCAGAGACTAAATCTTTTTGAGAACCTGTTGGGCCGCTATGAGGAAAAATTGCAGGAAGAAAGTTATACCAGCCCCATAATTTTTCGGGATTTCGCCAACTTTTCAACAGCTGTCCTCGATGAATTTAAGCGGTTGGTTTTTTTAAACGTCATCTTTTTTACCCCTTTCGAGAAAAAAATGCTCAAAAAACTCGATAAAGAAATCCCTGTAAAAATTATACTTCAGCTTCCTGAAGAGGATTTTGAAGAAGATAAACTGCATTTTCAGGGGCTTAGCCTGCCTGAGACCTGGCCCGGCCGGCTGAATATCTATAAACTCGCTGAGGATAATTACCAGCTGATCAATTCTTTGAATCTGTCTAAACCGCAAATAAGCGAGATACTGTCGCCGGCGCTTGAGGATACGGATTATGACGGGATTCTATCTCCGGAGATTGTGGAGATGGAAAGAACAGATGAGTTTAATTCCTGTCGAATATATCGCTTTCTGGAGGCTCTTTATGAGCTGCTGGCCGCTTCTCCGCTGGCTGAAAAGCGGCTGTCCCTGCCGGAACTCTTTTCGGCTCTGAGCAGAGATCATTTCAGGCGTTATTTTGCTGTATCTTACGCTGCCCTGGAAAAAGTCAGAGAGTTTATTCGAGAGGATTTTGTTAATTTGAGCAAAGAGATGGCCCGCAGTGAGCTGGAGGAAGTTCTGTCGGTATTTGAGGAGCTGGAGGAATTGAAGGAACTTGAAAATATGCCGATGCTGGTGGATTACCTGGATGAACTGGATATGGGGATACTTTCCAGCCCCTATTTCAGCAATGATGTAGAGCAATTTTATGATGCTCTGCTGGAGCTGACTGCTCTGGAAGATATGCAGCTGGTGAGCTCCTGGACGGATTATTATACCGACCCGGCCCTGGGACTGCTGGACAGATTTCTGCAATATATAGAATTCAAATCGATAAAACCGGCTCTGCCCGAGGGAAAAAAAGAGATGAATATCGGGGAGTTGCTGGGGGCAGTCCAGAAGCACAGAGAGCATGTGGTCGTTATCAATGCCAGCCAGAACTGGCTTCCCTCCCCGCGGGGCAGAGATTTCCTGCTGACCGAAAATCAGCGCCGGCAGTCAGGTCTTCCCTGGGGTGAAAAGAGCCGGGCCAAACAGCGTTATCGCTTTTTCAGACATCTTCTGACGGCAGATGAGGCCGACGTCCTGGCGCTGGAGAATGAAGAGGAAAACCTCACTCCTGGAGCATTTTTGGAAGAGCTTAAGCTGGAATATGACCTGGAATATGCCGACCCGGCTGTCACCTCTGCCGATATTCCTCAAATTTATGAAAATATTCTATCCGGAAAGAAACAGGAGAAGGGAGGGTTTCTGCCGGAGATAGAAAACCAGCCGCAGAACGAGAAGGAACCGTCTTTGATGGCCCAGGATTTTCCCGGCCGGGGTCGTGATTACAATCTCAGTTTTTACAAATATAAGACGCTCAAGAACTGCTTTTTTCAATTTTTCTGCCAGCATATACTCAAAATTCCCGAGGAATTTGCCGGGGTCGACGTCGAGATCTCCCCCAAAACTTACGGCAGCATGGTTCATATTATGGCCGAGGAAATAATGCGGGAATGGAAAAGCGGCGGCGAGCTGGATGTCTCGGAGGATAAAATAAGGATGGTGGTCGAGGATATTATGGACGATTTTTCCCTGAAAATGGATCACCGTTTCCAGCCCTACTACGATAAAGTGGTCAGGGACGATTTGATAGAATCGCTGCAGGAATTTTTCAATTCCCCCGAGTCGCCCCTGGCCGAAAAAGAGGAGTTCGACCAGGTCGAGATTGAGCGTTCCGTTTCTGATAAGGGCCGACCTTTTCTGGAGACTGAGCCTGTGAATTTTTATCTCTCCGGGCGGGTTGATCTCCTCCTGCGGAAGGATGATCGGGGATTTTTGATAGATTTCAAGACCGGCGGCTGTGAACTCGAGCAGCTCGATTTTTATGAGCTGCTTTTGAAAGGGGCTGCAGTACCGGGAGAAAATTTTATGCTGGAAAAATATTTCTATCAGATAGTTGACAGGAGATTCATCAAAGCTCAGCCGAAGAGCAGGGATGAGTTTCCTCAAAAACTTCAGCAGTTACTGCAGAAATTTGTATCGGGAGGCGAATACACCAAAAATCAGACCTCCCAGTGTTATGACTGCAGATACCGGAATATATGCAGGGCGGTGAGCTGATCATGAAAAAGGTTCTCAAGGCCGGAGCAGGCACCGGCAAAACTTTCCGGCTTTCACTGGAATATATAGGAGGATTGCTCTCCGGACAGGATTTCAACGAGATAGTCGTTCTAACCTTTACCAGAAAAGCGACGGCTGAAGCCAGGACAAGAATAATTTCTCACCTCAATGAGCTGATCGAGGAAGGAAAAAATTCGGTGGTCTGGCAGGAATTAAATGACATTTTTGCTGACAGGGTGACTTTTGACAGGCAGCGTCTGGCTGAATGCAGACGCCAGATGCTTTTGAATAAAGATGCTGTGCAGATATATACCATTGATAGTTTTACCAACCAGCTTTTTAAAGAGATGGTGGCTCCTTATCTGGGCATATATGATTACGAAATAATAGAATCTCAGGAGAACAGAGCCATAATAGAAGAAACTTTCAGAAGGCTGCTGCAGAACAGCGAGGATTTCAATCTGCTTCAGCGCGTTCTGAGCATGAGGGTGGGAAGATCATTTTCTAAACCCTTCAACTTTATCCGCAGTATAATAGAGGAGAGATGGAAATATCTTCTGGCTGACCATGAAAGGCGCGGGAAATATGAGAATACCGATTATCTGACATCTCTGAAAAAAGTTGTGGATCTGCTGGCTGATATAGCTGACCGCAAGGATAAGACCATGGATGAAAGCTGGTTTATCAAAGATTTCAGAGATTTTGGTCGGGACTTTCAAAAGCTGAGAGAGCAGCCGGCAGGAGATGAGCGGCTAAAAAAATATATATACAAGTTCCGCGAGCTGATATTGAAAAAAGATAGGACGCTCTGGAACGGTCAAAAAACCAGGGGAAAAGATTTCGTCTGCGCCCGGGAGGAGCTGCAGTTATTTTATGAGGAATTCAGAGTGAAATTGGCCCGGGAGGTTTTCAACAGGGAGATACGCACTCTGGAGAGCGGCCTTTTTGAGCTGGCCGATAAAGTATTTGCGGTTTACGATCGGCTCAAGAAAAGAAAACAGAAATTTACCTACAGTGATATCAGCAATTCCGTTTATAGATATTTGATAAGAGGTCAGCTGCCCGAAACAGAGACCAATCTCAAAGATCTGCTGGAAAAAGTTACGGGC
The nucleotide sequence above comes from Halarsenatibacter silvermanii. Encoded proteins:
- a CDS encoding helix-hairpin-helix domain-containing protein, with product MIDLNSADRKKLIEVRGIGPVTAERIISYRQQNNGFTELDELKNIKGIGDATFADIRSGLDLSSDKVSETEKTEGVEIEFDPDQVGIEQPSEVHLVGDMNEWNPADKTYSLKKDSDGIWRNEFELDPGTEYKIMYDSTDWDEDKHIGFYGENLKVEKQK
- a CDS encoding ABC transporter permease — protein: MNSRLKIISAILLKEFQDLKKNINLMTMFLLPVLLTLSFTYLIPDMPAGAALNFGLLFLVVMMGMYVPSMLIAEEKEKNTLEVLLLSPAGAREVLIGKGLLTYISILIVTVLLALIVGLEKDSLIIIFLATALISIFSIFVGMMVGLLSPNQRSTGTIGLPVYMLLILVPQLAAMSGADFMNFLAALLPTTYYFQIQERAMTGSLHLWDIRIELTVIIISILVSFTALVFLYRKKGFY
- a CDS encoding MgtC/SapB family protein; the encoded protein is MIAEQTIILRLTLILIFSGLIGWERERLDKPAGFRTHILVGVGSTTFMIVSFSMGYLYPDLMPDVGRIASQVVSGIGFLGAGTILREGFSVRGLTTAASLWVTSAMGLAVGIGFYIMAAFGTLLVFVTLNYFNRWEKKITSRSEERLYCRTDKTSAAYCEIAEVMEKFEVEIKNIDIDEDKLSGDTRAVFRLEIPDESAREKINRSLLKIEGIKEVDWSS
- a CDS encoding PD-(D/E)XK nuclease family protein, which codes for MEFKYLDFDEDIFTAAASGEPNLYVTADDCSSNLNPVRKKHRKLKEPLSRAGEFMNLKRLKDVVFARDEIVLREEKLSVVLFELLTEKEKSRLGIENYNDIIEFSARFHRFYHELNEYQVEAVDITGLDAWQEQRLNLFENLLGRYEEKLQEESYTSPIIFRDFANFSTAVLDEFKRLVFLNVIFFTPFEKKMLKKLDKEIPVKIILQLPEEDFEEDKLHFQGLSLPETWPGRLNIYKLAEDNYQLINSLNLSKPQISEILSPALEDTDYDGILSPEIVEMERTDEFNSCRIYRFLEALYELLAASPLAEKRLSLPELFSALSRDHFRRYFAVSYAALEKVREFIREDFVNLSKEMARSELEEVLSVFEELEELKELENMPMLVDYLDELDMGILSSPYFSNDVEQFYDALLELTALEDMQLVSSWTDYYTDPALGLLDRFLQYIEFKSIKPALPEGKKEMNIGELLGAVQKHREHVVVINASQNWLPSPRGRDFLLTENQRRQSGLPWGEKSRAKQRYRFFRHLLTADEADVLALENEEENLTPGAFLEELKLEYDLEYADPAVTSADIPQIYENILSGKKQEKGGFLPEIENQPQNEKEPSLMAQDFPGRGRDYNLSFYKYKTLKNCFFQFFCQHILKIPEEFAGVDVEISPKTYGSMVHIMAEEIMREWKSGGELDVSEDKIRMVVEDIMDDFSLKMDHRFQPYYDKVVRDDLIESLQEFFNSPESPLAEKEEFDQVEIERSVSDKGRPFLETEPVNFYLSGRVDLLLRKDDRGFLIDFKTGGCELEQLDFYELLLKGAAVPGENFMLEKYFYQIVDRRFIKAQPKSRDEFPQKLQQLLQKFVSGGEYTKNQTSQCYDCRYRNICRAVS
- a CDS encoding ABC transporter ATP-binding protein is translated as MENLKKSYGQKIALNGIDFNIERGEIFSLLGPNGAGKTSTIKILTGQLIPDEGIVKIMGRDVFSSRNFLRPRMGVMPEENNLYERLTVRNNLKFFCRLYEADFENMEKYLEAVGMLSEIDTPVKKLSRGMKQKILLVRSLLHEPEVLFLDEPTSGLDPASAASIHRLLEKLNEEGLTILLTSHDMEEVDRLSDRIAFLHDGSISALDHPTSLKLNHAEGQVDVLVRINGDLQEKRMDINSDSAAEDISRWIKEGKLASIHSCEPSLAEIFVDITGSELK